The nucleotide window CAGGACTTTTTTGCGTTAGTGGAAGAGGCATCTGTAGTTGATGGAGATTTATTGTCGTGGGTATGTACAAAACTCTACATAAACAGATCACACAATGTCAACATCtaatttcattttcaaataatgtGTTTATGCAGACAAGGAAGTTCAAAGAGTTGCTTGAGAGCAGATTAGGATGGGAGTTTCAGAAGAAGAGTGATGTTGATGGGATCTACTTTGACGAAGATGATGAGGTAGATGTTGAAATCTTAACAGCTTCTTctgctttttttctttttcattgtaGCTCATGGAACTTTCATTAACTTGACATGGTACAGTATGCTCCTGTGGTTGAGACGTTGAACGAAAGTCATGGAGACTATATGGCCACATAGAGGACGTAGATGCAAGCTTTCATCGATTTTACCTTTGCTTGCACAGATGTTGGTATGATGCTAGTGTGTTGAGTGTTATTCTAACACGAGTTAATACAATTCTTACATTAGTGCAAAAGTATGTAGAATTTGTTTATTTCAGATCTTAAAAGTCTTCTTCCTCGAGAAGAGAATATATAGAATTACACCAAAGAATGTGGGGATATTAGTCATTTAAAATTAGAATGTGACAAAAGAAATGAACTAATTTGACATTTAGAAGCAAACTTCAGTCTCtgtcttcatagcttcttcagcTTTTGACCTCTCAAGCCATTCCAAAAAGCAGTTGCATTGATCGCTTTTTTCCCAGGAAGTTGGACTTCAACTACCTGAGTTAGCAAAACACCAAATGCTAAGCATGTCAACATTTTCCCTTTGGATCAACACTCAGCGGAAAATTAAGCAAGTCTTATAGCTTTTTACCTCCAAAGCTGTGCCTCCTCCACAAGGAAACACCAACGAACATTTCTTGAAAGTTACATAATCTTGCTCACCGTTCAGGACTTCTGTACTTTGACATATTCGAGTGGTGATGATCTTAAGCTCTAGCTCGTTTTGCTGACCGCTTTTGTCATCGAGAACCAAGACTTTAGCTCGTGTTCCCGGCCATCCTGCGAATGCACGAACCTAGAAAGCAGTTTtttacttttcatgtttacgaTTACAGCCTAACCGGAACAAATTAAAAGGTTTCTACCTTGTTATGTAGAACAAAAGCTTCCTGGTCAAAAGAAAGCCAAGCCTCATCAGGAGCTATCTGAGCATCAATGAAATTGATTCAAGTCCAATAATAAACACGGTATTTGTTGATATGATTCTAATGCATAATCATACGGGAGACATGCAAAAAATACCTTTGGAGCTAAGGTAGCTTTAGAATCATCCTGAAGAACTGCTTTTGATTTTGCTGACCCATCAAATATCGATGGAAGTTCACGGATAAGAAGCTTAGACCCTGCAAAGTTTTTTCCACACAGAATCTGTAATGTTCAAAGTGACACTTTTCTTGAAATGTATGAGCATAAGAGCTAATAATTACCTTCAGAAAACAATAACGAGAGTAGTTCTGGTGCCTGCAAATGATTCAAAAGTCATTAATacccatataaatatgttaagATGATCAGCTACTTTCAGAGAAAAAGTATAACCTTTATTTGATCATCTACTTGGAAACTCTTAGAGGCAATCACTGCCCCTGCATCAAGCTTCCGCACCGTAAATGCTACTGACACTCCTGTTTCTTCAACACCATCCTATTACAGCCACCCAAGTCTTACTGTGAAATCTTTAGTTATGCAATAACAGTAAGAGTTGGAATAAGTCAAGATTAGAAGACCTGCAATGCTCTTTGCACTGGAGCAGCACCACGGTACAGTGGCAGCAAACTAGGATGTATATTCACTGTCCCTAAAAATAGTAAAACATTGACTTCAAACACACAAGCCTCTTCAATGTTCCATTAATTAGCAACTTTCTACTAACCATGTAGTGGGATATTAAGGAACTTGGTAGGCAAAATATTCCCATAAGCAGCTGTAACACAAAGCTCAGGTTGCAAATCTCTTAAACTGGATAAGAACGCTTCCTTCATCCACACAACAAAACACACAAAGAAAGATCACACCTTTCTCCTAAAAGCAAAGAAGCTTGATTAATgagacccaaaagaaaaaacctTACATCTCCCGCCTTCTCAGGGGAGAAGATGAGATCAGAAGGTAAACCCTTTTCTAAAGCGTATTGCGCTACTGGAGAAGGCAACACTTTTCTCCCCCTGTCTCTTCTCGCCGGAGGCTGTGTGACAATTCCTGCAACCTAGACAACAAGATCTCATCTCACCACATTTGTCTTAAAATCTTGTTTCATTGTAAGGAAGAGACCAGACCCTTCAATGGTATTATTACCTCGAAGGAAGAGTTTGGTGCGGAAGATGCGTCGAGAAGAGCTTCGAGCACTGTCACGGAAACCTCATTTTCAAAGAGATATGATTGAATTGTCAGgcttaaaccctaaacacatAAAGTTATGTATATACACGAAACATTGTGAAGTCTCTCTTACTTGAGGAGAGCCTAGGAAGATGAGAGGCTTCTTCCTCGGAGATGGAGCTACGGAAGAAAGAGTTGCGGAAGCGTTGACGCAGATGAAACGACGTAGCATTAGCGCTGAATTCATTGTTTTCTCTCTGCTTCAAATGGTTTCGGAGATTTCCTTTGGGTTTTGGAAACAGAGACGAGACGAGACGGAGAAGAAGATAAAATGGTTAGTGATTACATTTTTGGATTTAAACCGTTCCTGTCCGAGTTGAACCGAAAATTAATGTGCCAAACCGAATTTAAATCTTCTCTGGGGATGTTCAATTCTAATTTTGGTCtaattttgattttagtttcttttttccgGTTTTCAGTAGtttgttatataaaaattaactattataattatttttcagttataaaaacatttaatttattttaatttagttttgatttCTGATTCataagattcttttttttttaaaacagaacAACGAAACATTGGGTTGACCTTCCAAAGTTTTGAAGGTTTTTTACATAAACATGGACCaccaaattattaaaaaaaaattactaaaattattaaaaaatatttcaaacgtCCAAAATCTTCTTGATCATgttctaagagcatctccaaaggGACTCTATTTTTTCATCTATAATTTatactaaaatagagtaactctactatagagttgaatttgctccaatggttcactctataatagagttactcttgaatagagtgaaatatagagtattcttgttttttcactttaaatatagagtgaaaaaacaagaatactctatatttcactatattatagattaactctataatagagtgaaccattggagcaaattcaactctataatagagttactctattttagagtgaaatatagagaaaattatagtgtaccattggagatggtctaacgaAACCACATACTCTGTTTCGCTTTAGATCAGTATGCCTTTACCGAATTAAATACTTTACTATTAAGTACGGAGACCGTTTACATTATTTAGGTTTTATCACAATAATACACATTTTAGTGACAATTATCATAGGGATTTATCTGATAGATTATTTTCAATGTCTTTCCCTTTATCTCTGTGTTTCCGAGAGAGCGTTCTATTTGCCAATTGAAGCAACTGTCTAAAAGCAATTGTGCATGCTTAATTTCTTTAGACATTTCTTTATATGGTTTTTGTTGGTTCATGTTGAAGGGTAAGTATGTTAGGTCAACGATGATAGTAACAATGATAGTATGGTAGAATGAGAAAGAAGGGGCACGTATATTTTTCGTTGTATTGAGACGTAAGTACAATGGCAACCAAATTTCGTTTTTTTAGTACTATAAGATTATTTTCATTCGCGGAGCACTCAAGTGATGAAGGCCTAACACATGAACGTCCTCCTCAACCTCGTTAAGACacttgagaaaattcaaaagagctttccaaatactaaaatatactaaGGGTTGCAGTGAGCTGATGCACGCAAGTTTCAAGCAGGACTGGTTAAAGTAAAAGGTTGATGAGGTTTCTTTAGATAAGAATAGAGCTGATGGGTCTCTGACAAGGAGAACCAAATCTTGTTTGTGCCCATGGATTTTTGTTGGTACTTGGTAGACAAGGTCGCTTGGTGTAGAGATCAAAGTTATCATTTCTTTTGTTGTGTGTTTTTCTTGCTTTGTGATTCTAATAGTCTAGAGATCCGGCTTATTATCAGAAGACCTGGTTATGTTGATGGGTCTCAGGATTGTAGCAAATGTTCTTGCAATATCAACAATTCAACATCACCGGTTTTGCTATTTCTTTCCATTAGTAACAACAACCTCACATAATATGAATTTCACTAGAAACAAGTTAGAATAATCAAACCAAGTCCTTTAGAATCACTAAAAACCTTAATTGTACATAGATATCTGAACATAGAACATTATTAAGGCAATAAACTAATTTCCTTTTTTACTTTAAACAGAAAGGTGGAACATGAGTTGTTAGTTCTTACAAACTTTGAAACACTAAACAACAAAAAGGAGACATGCAAGAGAACATTGTTACTTGACTTCGTTTTGGTATTTGGAGAAAACCTTTGGTTACTTGACTTTGTTTTGGTATTTGGAGTTACCCTTCTTCTCACGAGTTGACCTGCGAACATTGTTAACAACATCAACCtcaacagcttcttcttcttcttcttcaccagcttcttcttcttcaccagcttcttcttcttcttcttcttcttcttcttcttcttcttcttcctcttcctcttcttcatcttcaccaGCTTCTTCTTCTAGCCGGCGGATGCATATACGCAAGTTCTTAACAATAATGGGTGAAACCAAATATGAAGGAATCGACATGAAGTCGCTCTGAGGAGTTTCCAAGCTCACTTGCTGAATCCTATTCATCTCCGTTGATCCAAACGTCACAGTGTGACGTCCCAACGTGTAGGTTAAATTGAAGGAAAACTTCCCAACTCCTGGAGCAGACGGTGCTATACAGTTCACAGTCACAGACAATCCATGTGCCACCTCGAAACCCTGAACCACAACCAATGGACCATCTCTATATTCCTGAAGGACTGAAGTAGTCGAAACTGTGCCAAGATATGTGCGGTGGAGAGTGCCACACACGAAGCGGGTCGATGTATCCTTGTGGTTAGCATCATAGTGAGTGTAGAGATCTTTGTACACACCAGCGTAGTTACAGTCAGGTGCAGGGCAGTAGCAAAGAGCGAAACCACATTCTTTCTCATGGTCTAATTCTTTGCCGTAAGAGAACTTCTCCGTACAACCATGTTTGGCGTTCGGACACGGGACAGTGACTGATTCAACAACTCTCTCCATGATTCTGCATCGGTTATTACCAATGGGTAAAGCGCAGGCAGGGCATTTGTTTCTCAGTTCACGACAGCAGGAAGAACAAGCTATGTGTCCATTGTCACACTGATgacatgcaaaaaaaaaataaacaaacttgTAACCAATCAATGAAACAAAAACCAaatataatcattttaaataataatcagttacaaacaaaaaaaaataaacggaGACCTGAAAAACATGTTGGGTGAGTGCTTGAAAGCAAACGGGACAATCGAGAAGATCCAAATCGAGTAGCGTCCCCGATCGTGCCTCCGGTATCACTTCATCGCCGTCT belongs to Brassica rapa cultivar Chiifu-401-42 chromosome A07, CAAS_Brap_v3.01, whole genome shotgun sequence and includes:
- the LOC103831111 gene encoding methionyl-tRNA formyltransferase, whose protein sequence is MNSALMLRRFICVNASATLSSVAPSPRKKPLIFLGSPQVSVTVLEALLDASSAPNSSFEVAGIVTQPPARRDRGRKVLPSPVAQYALEKGLPSDLIFSPEKAGDEAFLSSLRDLQPELCVTAAYGNILPTKFLNIPLHGTVNIHPSLLPLYRGAAPVQRALQDGVEETGVSVAFTVRKLDAGAVIASKSFQVDDQIKAPELLSLLFSEGSKLLIRELPSIFDGSAKSKAVLQDDSKATLAPKIAPDEAWLSFDQEAFVLHNKVRAFAGWPGTRAKVLVLDDKSGQQNELELKIITTRICQSTEVLNGEQDYVTFKKCSLVFPCGGGTALEVVEVQLPGKKAINATAFWNGLRGQKLKKL
- the LOC103831113 gene encoding E3 ubiquitin-protein ligase SINA-like 2 isoform X1 yields the protein MMKETNAAGEASSSLRRHRKRQRLPSVENGRETASEDGDEVIPEARSGTLLDLDLLDCPVCFQALTQHVFQCDNGHIACSSCCRELRNKCPACALPIGNNRCRIMERVVESVTVPCPNAKHGCTEKFSYGKELDHEKECGFALCYCPAPDCNYAGVYKDLYTHYDANHKDTSTRFVCGTLHRTYLGTVSTTSVLQEYRDGPLVVVQGFEVAHGLSVTVNCIAPSAPGVGKFSFNLTYTLGRHTVTFGSTEMNRIQQVSLETPQSDFMSIPSYLVSPIIVKNLRICIRRLEEEAGEDEEEEEEEEEEEEEEEEEEEKKKLLRLMLLTMFAGQLVRRRVTPNTKTKSSNQRFSPNTKTKSSNNVLLHVSFLLFSVSKFVRTNNSCSTFLFKVKKEISLLP
- the LOC103831113 gene encoding E3 ubiquitin-protein ligase SINA-like 2 isoform X2; this encodes MMKETNAAGEASSSLRRHRKRQRLPSVENGRETASEDGDEVIPEARSGTLLDLDLLDCPVCFQALTQHVFQCDNGHIACSSCCRELRNKCPACALPIGNNRCRIMERVVESVTVPCPNAKHGCTEKFSYGKELDHEKECGFALCYCPAPDCNYAGVYKDLYTHYDANHKDTSTRFVCGTLHRTYLGTVSTTSVLQEYRDGPLVVVQGFEVAHGLSVTVNCIAPSAPGVGKFSFNLTYTLGRHTVTFGSTEMNRIQQVSLETPQSDFMSIPSYLVSPIIVKNLRICIRRLEEEAGEDEEEEEEEEEEEEEEEEEEEAGEEEEAGEEEEEEAVEVDVVNNVRRSTREKKGNSKYQNKVK